The Natronomonas salsuginis genomic sequence AACTCGAACGCGAGCGTCATGTCTGAGGAGCCGCCGCCATCCATGGATAAACGGGGGAGGTGCCGAGAGAAAACACTTTGGATCGACCGAGGTCGATCGCGCCGCGGAGTTGACGGCCGCCGTCAGTTGACCGTTGCCGGATCCTCGAACGCGTCGAGATCGACGCCCTGCTCGAGGAGGAGGTCCTTCCGGTCGGACACGTCGATCTGCTTTCGGGCGAGCTTCTTCAGGACGGACTGCGCGGAGAGATCACCGATGAGGACGCCGCCGATGACGCGACCGTCCTTGAGCGCGACGCGGCGCCAGGTCTCGTCCTCGTACTTCTTCTCGACGGAGTCGTCGCCGAGCGTCGGGTGGCCGAACGAGAGGAACGGGAAGTCGAAGTGCGTGATCGAGTACGACGACACCCAGTTGAACTCCGCGTCGGGCTCGTCCGCGGTCATGTTCTGTCCGGCGATCGAGCCCTGCTCTTTGGCCGATCCCCACGCGCCGTTCTGTGCGCGCTCGCCGAGGATCACGTCGTGGAACTGCGTGATGTCGCCCGCGGCGTAGACGTCGTCGACGTTCGTCCGCATGTACTCGTCGGTGACGATGCCGTTGTCCGTCTCGATGCCGCTGCCGCGCAGGAACTCGGTGTTGAAGTTGAGTCCAATGGCGACGCCCGCGAAATCGGCCTCGAAGCGTTCGCCGTTGGGATCGACGGCGGCGGTCACGTGCCCCTCCTCGTCCGTTTCGAAGTGATCGACGCCCGAATCAAACACCGGGGTCACGCCGATCTCCTCCATGGCCTCGTGGATGATCTCGGCGCCCTCCTTCGAGAGCGCGTAGCGCCACCAGGACTCGCCGCGCATCAGGTAGTGCGCGTCGACGCCCTGTGCGCCGCAGATCGCGGCGAGATCGATGCCCAAAAGTCCCGCGCCGACGACGACGCCCGTGTCGGCCGCCTCGGCGCTCTCCTTGATCGCTCTGGCGTCCTGAAACGTCCAGAAGTGGTGGATGCCGTCGGCGTCGCTGTCGTCGACCGGGAGCTGCGTCGGCGTCCCGCCGGTCGCGACGAGGAGTTTGTCGTACTCAAACGTCTCTCCCTCGTGCGTGTACACCTCGTGAGCGCCGGTGTCGACACCGGTCACGACGGTGTCGAGTCGCAGATCGATCTCCCGCTCGTCGTACCAGTCGGGGTCGTGGATCGAGACCGGCGCCTCGGGGAGTTTCCCCTTGGCGAACTCCTTGATCAGAATGCGGTTGTACAGGGCCTCCCCCTCCTCGGTGAGCACGGTGACTTCGGCGTCCGGATCGACCTCCCGAATCGTCTCCGCGGCCGAGGCTCCGGCGATGCCGTCACCGATTATGACCTGTGACGCACACATGCACCGGGGTACGAAGGCCTGGTTAATGTGGATTGTCATATGGCGCTCACTCCATCGTGCAAAGTCGTCCCATCCTTCGAAAACGGTGGTCGAACGTTTGGTAAATTCTATTATTATCTTCTACTATGGCACAAAAATGCCCGTCGACCCGTTTGGTTTCCGGCGTTCGAGCGGGAGGGATTCGATCGGGCGATTTTATCCAGCTATCCGGATCCCACCACAAAACGAATCGGACGGTTCCGCTTACAGGAGCTTCAAGACGACGGAACCCCTACGGCCGAGCATGAAGATCCACCAGAACCCGCGTCATTGGGCGTCGAAGAAGGCGCTCACCACGCCGGGGCTCAGCGGCGTCACCCGGTATGCGCTGGTGAAGATGCACACGCGCATCTTCCTCGGGAAAGCCGACGAACATCGTCGCGAGGAGCGCCGCGGTCACCTCGATTCGTTCTTCGACGCGACGATGGACAGCTATGTCGCCGCCCTCGACGCCGGCCACACGGAGGCCGAAGCCCGGGAGATCACCCACGTGCAGGCGAACTTCGACTTCTTCAACCACGGGTGGACGGAGATGATGGAGATCCCTGGGGACGAACTGGAGGCGCACTACCGCCGGTACGAGACGTTCTTCGACCGACACGGGATCACGATCGACGATCCGCTGGGCGAGTTCGCGCCCGCCGCCGGGATCGATCCGGCTCCCGAGACGCTCGACAAGCTCGACACGCCCGAGTACGAGAACGCGATCGCCGGATTCGACGACGACGTATACGTCGAGACGGCCGAAGGCGAGACCGTCGCAGGTGGCGACACCGACGAACCGATGAACGTCGATCCGAGACAGGCACCCGGTGTCGGCGACGATGAGTCCTCGAAGGGCACGAGCTAACGTCCCCGAGGGAGCGAGTCGACGCCTCGATCCCGCGTCCCGTCGGCCGCCCGTACGCTTTTGCATCGGGCCATCGACTGTGCGGTATGAATCGCGGTCAAGCCTTCCTCCTCCTCGTAATCGGTCTCGTCTCCGTACTGACGCTTCTCATCGTCGCTCCGTTTCTCGAGTACGTCGTCGCGTCGCTGATCTTCGCGTACGTCCTCTATCCGATTCACATCCGTCTCGAACGACGCGTGGGCGGTGTCGCCTCCGCGATCATACTCATCGTTGGCACCGTCGTCGCGGTTATCGTTCCGCTCGCGTACATCGTGTCCGTGTTCCTCGCCGATCTTCGGGCGATCGCAGCGGGGGAGACGGCGCTCGATACCGACGCCATCGAGGTGGCGCTCTCGGAGTTCATCGACGGCGAGTTCGATCTCGAACTCACCGAACTCCTCTCGTTGGCGGGCA encodes the following:
- a CDS encoding NAD(P)/FAD-dependent oxidoreductase, whose translation is MCASQVIIGDGIAGASAAETIREVDPDAEVTVLTEEGEALYNRILIKEFAKGKLPEAPVSIHDPDWYDEREIDLRLDTVVTGVDTGAHEVYTHEGETFEYDKLLVATGGTPTQLPVDDSDADGIHHFWTFQDARAIKESAEAADTGVVVGAGLLGIDLAAICGAQGVDAHYLMRGESWWRYALSKEGAEIIHEAMEEIGVTPVFDSGVDHFETDEEGHVTAAVDPNGERFEADFAGVAIGLNFNTEFLRGSGIETDNGIVTDEYMRTNVDDVYAAGDITQFHDVILGERAQNGAWGSAKEQGSIAGQNMTADEPDAEFNWVSSYSITHFDFPFLSFGHPTLGDDSVEKKYEDETWRRVALKDGRVIGGVLIGDLSAQSVLKKLARKQIDVSDRKDLLLEQGVDLDAFEDPATVN
- a CDS encoding DUF6149 family protein, which encodes MKIHQNPRHWASKKALTTPGLSGVTRYALVKMHTRIFLGKADEHRREERRGHLDSFFDATMDSYVAALDAGHTEAEAREITHVQANFDFFNHGWTEMMEIPGDELEAHYRRYETFFDRHGITIDDPLGEFAPAAGIDPAPETLDKLDTPEYENAIAGFDDDVYVETAEGETVAGGDTDEPMNVDPRQAPGVGDDESSKGTS